In the genome of Streptomyces collinus, one region contains:
- the aroC gene encoding chorismate synthase — protein MSRLRWLTAGESHGPALVATLEGLPAGVPITTDMVADHLARRRLGYGRGARMKFERDEVTFLGGVRHGLTLGSPVAVMVGNTEWPKWEQVMAADPVDPEILDGLARNAPLTRPRPGHADLAGMQKYGFDEARPILERASARETAARVALGAVARSYLKETTGVEIVSHVVELAAAKAPRGVYPTPADVEKLDADPVRCLDADASKAMVAEIDQAHKDGDTLGGVVEILAYGVPVGLGSHVHWDRKLDARLAGALMGIQAIKGVEIGDGFELARVPGSKAHDEIVKTDDGIRRTSGRSGGTEGGLTTGELLRVRAAMKPIATVPRALQTVDVTTGEAAQAHHQRSDVSAVPAAGIVAEAMVALVLADAVAEKFGGDSVTETRRNVTSYLDNLAIR, from the coding sequence TTGAGCAGGTTGCGCTGGCTGACCGCGGGGGAGTCCCACGGTCCCGCACTCGTCGCGACGCTGGAGGGCCTTCCCGCCGGCGTGCCGATCACCACGGACATGGTGGCGGACCATCTCGCGAGGCGGCGCCTGGGCTATGGACGCGGTGCCCGGATGAAGTTCGAGCGGGACGAGGTCACCTTCCTCGGCGGCGTGCGGCACGGCCTGACCCTCGGCTCGCCGGTCGCGGTCATGGTCGGCAACACCGAGTGGCCGAAGTGGGAACAGGTCATGGCGGCCGACCCGGTCGACCCGGAGATCCTCGACGGGCTCGCCCGCAACGCCCCGCTGACCCGGCCGCGCCCCGGCCACGCCGACCTCGCCGGCATGCAGAAGTACGGCTTCGACGAGGCCCGGCCGATCCTGGAGCGCGCCTCCGCGCGTGAGACCGCGGCTCGTGTGGCGCTGGGCGCGGTGGCCCGGTCGTACCTCAAGGAGACGACCGGCGTCGAGATCGTCAGCCACGTCGTGGAGCTGGCCGCCGCGAAGGCGCCGCGCGGTGTCTACCCGACCCCGGCCGACGTGGAGAAGCTGGACGCGGACCCCGTGCGCTGCCTGGACGCCGACGCCTCGAAGGCGATGGTCGCCGAGATCGACCAGGCCCACAAGGACGGCGACACCCTCGGTGGCGTGGTCGAGATCCTGGCCTACGGCGTGCCCGTCGGCCTCGGTTCGCACGTGCACTGGGACCGCAAGCTCGACGCCCGGCTGGCCGGCGCGCTCATGGGCATCCAGGCGATCAAGGGCGTCGAGATCGGTGACGGCTTCGAGCTCGCGCGGGTGCCCGGCTCCAAGGCGCACGACGAGATCGTGAAGACCGACGACGGCATCCGGCGCACCTCCGGCCGCTCCGGCGGCACCGAGGGCGGTCTCACCACCGGTGAGCTGCTGCGCGTGCGCGCCGCGATGAAGCCGATCGCCACCGTGCCGCGCGCCCTGCAGACCGTCGACGTCACCACCGGCGAGGCCGCGCAGGCCCACCACCAGCGCTCCGACGTCTCCGCGGTCCCGGCCGCCGGCATCGTCGCCGAGGCCATGGTGGCTCTGGTGCTCGCGGACGCGGTGGCGGAGAAGTTCGGCGGCGACTCGGTGACCGAGACCCGCCGCAACGTGACGTCCTACCTCGACAACCTCGCCATCCGATGA
- the ruvX gene encoding Holliday junction resolvase RuvX, which produces MRRGRRLAIDVGDARIGVASCDPDGILATPVETVPGRDIPAAQRRLKQLVEEYEPLEVIVGLPRSLKGGEGPAAVKVRGFAQELARMISPIPVRLVDERMTTVTASQGLRASGVKSRKGRSVIDQAAAVVILQQALESERVSGKAPGEGVEVVI; this is translated from the coding sequence ATGCGCAGAGGACGTCGACTCGCGATCGACGTCGGGGACGCCCGCATCGGGGTCGCCTCGTGCGACCCCGACGGGATCCTCGCCACCCCGGTGGAGACGGTCCCGGGGCGTGACATCCCCGCAGCTCAGCGACGGTTGAAGCAACTCGTCGAGGAGTACGAGCCCCTCGAGGTCATCGTCGGTCTCCCGCGCTCCCTCAAGGGGGGCGAGGGCCCGGCCGCGGTCAAGGTCCGGGGCTTCGCCCAGGAACTGGCCCGCATGATCTCCCCGATTCCGGTGAGACTCGTCGACGAACGCATGACGACGGTGACGGCCAGTCAGGGGCTGCGCGCCTCGGGCGTGAAATCCAGGAAGGGCCGGTCCGTCATCGACCAGGCAGCGGCTGTCGTCATCCTGCAACAGGCCCTCGAATCCGAACGGGTGTCAGGTAAAGCACCCGGCGAAGGCGTCGAAGTGGTCATCTGA
- the mltG gene encoding endolytic transglycosylase MltG, translating to MTEYGRGQGSEPWHPEDPLYGDGGWGGQQAHQGQQSPYGGQPQHYPEQPQQQYGDWGTGEQAGYGQAQQQYPYDQQHYAAQAHGHQQYPGQQDPGHQQAQGYHQQQYDTGGWANDPHQQLPYPGDAGDPYGQQTPAYGGGQQEYYGTPDAYPPPEPPGRRGVEPAQEPAQEPATDWDPGPDQGEHAFFAGGDDDDDGDEPGQRRGREDKRGRGGGKPKKRRNGMACLLVVVILGGGLAGVSYFGYQFYQDRFGDAPDFAGEGNGQQVTVEIPEGALGYKIGQVLKSAGVVKSVDAFVAAQQSNPEGKSIQDGVYTLQKQMSAESAVELMLSPKSRDNLIIAEGKRNADVYRLIDKRLGVKGGTTAAVAEKDYKKLGLPAWALNHPDVKDPLEGFLYPSSYGVSKGQKPEAVLKQMVARAAATYKKAGVEKKAESLGLENPWQLITVASLVQAEGKTHDDFRKMAEVVYNRLKPTNTETNQLLQFDSSFNYLKNESNIHISESEINSNKDPYNTYTNKGLPPGPIGNPGDVALQAALNPTKDGWIYFVATDGVSKTEFAKTHAQFLKLKEKFDASSGN from the coding sequence ATGACTGAGTATGGCCGGGGCCAAGGCTCCGAACCGTGGCATCCGGAGGACCCGTTGTACGGGGACGGCGGATGGGGCGGACAGCAGGCCCATCAGGGTCAGCAGTCCCCCTACGGCGGCCAGCCGCAGCACTATCCAGAGCAGCCGCAGCAGCAGTACGGCGACTGGGGCACCGGTGAGCAGGCCGGATACGGTCAGGCGCAGCAGCAGTACCCGTACGACCAGCAGCATTACGCGGCACAGGCCCACGGACACCAGCAGTACCCGGGGCAGCAGGACCCCGGACATCAGCAGGCCCAGGGCTACCACCAGCAGCAGTACGACACCGGCGGCTGGGCCAACGACCCCCACCAGCAGCTCCCGTACCCCGGCGACGCGGGGGATCCGTACGGACAGCAGACCCCTGCGTACGGCGGGGGCCAGCAGGAGTACTACGGCACGCCTGACGCGTACCCACCCCCGGAGCCGCCCGGCCGGCGCGGGGTCGAGCCTGCTCAGGAGCCCGCCCAGGAACCGGCGACCGACTGGGATCCGGGCCCCGACCAGGGCGAACACGCCTTCTTCGCGGGCGGTGACGACGATGACGACGGCGACGAGCCGGGGCAGCGCCGCGGGCGCGAGGACAAGCGCGGGCGCGGCGGCGGCAAACCGAAGAAGCGCCGCAACGGCATGGCCTGCCTCCTGGTCGTCGTGATCCTCGGGGGAGGTCTGGCCGGCGTCAGCTACTTCGGCTACCAGTTCTACCAGGATCGTTTCGGCGACGCCCCGGACTTCGCGGGTGAGGGCAACGGGCAGCAGGTGACGGTCGAGATCCCCGAGGGTGCACTCGGGTACAAGATCGGTCAGGTGCTGAAGAGCGCGGGGGTCGTCAAGAGCGTCGACGCCTTCGTCGCGGCCCAGCAGAGCAACCCCGAGGGCAAGAGCATCCAGGACGGCGTGTACACGCTGCAGAAGCAAATGTCGGCCGAGAGCGCGGTCGAACTGATGCTCAGTCCCAAGAGCCGCGACAACCTGATCATCGCGGAAGGCAAGCGCAACGCCGACGTCTACCGGCTCATCGACAAGCGGCTGGGCGTCAAGGGGGGCACCACCGCCGCGGTCGCCGAGAAGGACTACAAGAAGCTGGGCCTGCCCGCCTGGGCGCTGAACCATCCGGATGTCAAGGATCCGCTCGAAGGATTCCTCTACCCGTCCAGCTATGGCGTCAGCAAGGGTCAGAAGCCCGAGGCCGTGCTCAAGCAGATGGTGGCCCGGGCCGCCGCGACATACAAGAAGGCCGGTGTCGAGAAGAAGGCCGAGAGCCTCGGACTCGAGAACCCGTGGCAGCTGATCACGGTCGCGAGCCTCGTCCAGGCCGAAGGCAAGACGCACGACGACTTCCGGAAGATGGCCGAGGTGGTCTACAACCGCCTCAAGCCCACCAACACGGAGACCAACCAGCTGCTCCAGTTCGACTCGTCCTTCAACTACCTGAAGAACGAGAGCAACATTCACATCAGCGAGTCCGAGATCAACAGCAACAAGGACCCGTACAACACGTACACCAACAAGGGCCTGCCGCCCGGTCCGATCGGCAATCCGGGCGACGTCGCGTTGCAGGCGGCTCTCAACCCCACGAAGGACGGCTGGATCTACTTCGTGGCGACCGACGGCGTGAGCAAGACCGAGTTCGCCAAGACCCATGCGCAGTTCCTGAAGCTGAAGGAAAAGTTCGATGCCAGCTCGGGCAACTGA
- a CDS encoding shikimate dehydrogenase, producing MPARATDVRRAGVLGSPIAHSLSPVLHRTAYQELGLAGWTYDRFEVGEAGLPAFFESLGAEWAGLSLTMPLKRAVIPLLDEVSETAASVEAVNTVVFTEDGRRIGDNTDIPGMVAALREHGIDEVDSAAVLGAGATASSALAALSRICPGEIAVYVRSEARAAEMRQWAERLDVDVRIADWADAEQALHAPLVISTTPAGVTDALARSVPERPAALFDVLYDPWPTDLAARWSAYGGAVVSGLDLLVHQAVLQVEQMTGLAPAPLDAMRKAGEQALAER from the coding sequence ATGCCAGCTCGGGCAACTGACGTCCGCCGCGCCGGAGTGCTCGGCAGCCCCATCGCCCACTCCCTCTCCCCGGTGCTGCACCGCACCGCCTACCAGGAGTTGGGCCTGGCCGGCTGGACGTACGACAGGTTCGAGGTCGGCGAGGCCGGGCTGCCCGCGTTCTTCGAGTCGCTCGGTGCCGAGTGGGCCGGGCTGTCGCTGACCATGCCGCTGAAGCGGGCCGTCATCCCGCTGCTGGACGAGGTCAGCGAGACCGCCGCGTCGGTGGAGGCGGTGAACACCGTCGTGTTCACCGAGGACGGCCGCCGCATCGGCGACAACACCGACATCCCCGGCATGGTCGCCGCCCTGCGCGAGCACGGCATCGACGAGGTCGACTCCGCCGCCGTCCTCGGCGCCGGCGCCACCGCCTCCTCCGCGCTGGCCGCGCTGTCCCGGATCTGCCCGGGTGAGATCGCCGTGTACGTGCGCAGTGAGGCCCGGGCCGCCGAGATGCGGCAGTGGGCCGAGCGGCTCGACGTCGACGTCCGTATCGCCGACTGGGCGGACGCCGAGCAGGCCCTGCATGCCCCTCTGGTGATCAGCACCACGCCGGCCGGCGTCACCGACGCCCTCGCCCGGTCCGTGCCGGAGCGCCCGGCTGCCCTCTTCGACGTCCTGTACGACCCCTGGCCCACCGACCTGGCCGCGCGCTGGTCGGCGTACGGCGGTGCCGTCGTCAGCGGTCTCGACCTGCTGGTGCACCAGGCCGTGCTCCAGGTCGAGCAGATGACGGGGCTGGCCCCGGCGCCCCTGGACGCCATGCGAAAAGCGGGCGAACAGGCGCTCGCCGAACGCTAG